The proteins below come from a single Corylus avellana chromosome ca3, CavTom2PMs-1.0 genomic window:
- the LOC132176488 gene encoding pentatricopeptide repeat-containing protein At3g22470, mitochondrial-like gives MGICSCSRIFLAESCLLRNQVILREKCIVRGYYAAASAIFSEDHMFDENPKIETNLIDKVNMPRNRSRIRKKPKLFPLVGRVFKSLDWIGFPYFSTAVRKYGFSHSIDAFRIIVHIFALARMHMEVHALLRDIIRYYNEVGYDAFELFPTLLDSSQHAVRSIVVFDVLIKVFAANSMLENAVDVFMRAKSIGLKPDMFSCNFLLKCLVEANKVEFVRSLFEDLKNSGPSPNVYTYTIMMNFYCKGHLCQDVDIGQATEILKEMEMSGENPTVVTYGTYIHGLCKVGCVEFALEYIRNLRWRNQPVNNYCYNAIIYGFSQKGEVYEALKVLEEMKSFGISPDVYSYSILIDRFCKMGDIEKGLNLIEEMGQYGLRPSLVSYSSLFYGLCKGGLMDITLDMFHNLGDAGYRYDHIAYEILINGFCMQGDMDSACKLLEEMISNNLVPDASNFQSLIHGFCKLGLLDRALEVFNIMLLHGVLPNTITCNVIIDGYCKEGHLEEALKLMDEMQDLGIFLNSYTYNAVIDRLCKERKSEKAWEIFPQMLKRNVLPGVVNYGTLMDGFAKQSNFRKALMLYTRMLKVGVMPDTVTYSILINIFCRRHKMREAYKLFKEMTEKGLVPDKISYTSLIAGFSRTKDMKKAWALFAEMLRKGHMPSVVTYTCLIYGFCNLQRMDMANLLVDEMKRNKVTPDVVTYTVLITCYHRLGNIERARELFDEMKASGIAPDGMALHWGIKAGAVSKS, from the coding sequence ATGGGTATTTGCTCATGTTCAAGGATATTTTTAGCTGAGTCGTGTTTACTCCGGAACCAAGTCATTCTCCGCGAAAAATGCATTGTTAGAGGTTATTATGCTGCTGCTTCTGCAATTTTTTCAGAAGACCATATGTTCGATGAAAATCCTAAAATTGAAACTAATTTAATTGATAAAGTTAATATGCCGAGAAACAGGTCACGTATCCGGAAAAAGCCCAAACTATTTCCGTTAGTTGGCAGAGTTTTCAAGTctttggattggattggatttcCATACTTTTCAACAGCCGTGAGAAAGTAtggattttctcattcaatcGATGCATTTAGAATTATTGTTCATATATTCGCATTAGCTAGGATGCATATGGAAGTTCATGCTTTGCTTAGAGATATCATTAGATATTATAATGAAGTTGGTTATGATGCGTTTGAATTGTTTCCAACTTTACTGGATTCATCTCAGCATGCGGTGAGATCGATTGTTGTATTTGATGTACTAATAAAAGTATTTGCGGCCAATTCAATGCTTGAGAATGCTGTGGATGTGTTTATGCGGGCTAAAAGTATTGGCCTTAAACCAGATATGTTTTCGTGTAATTTCTTATTGAAGTGTTTGGTGGAAGCAAATAAAGTGGAATTTGTTAGAAGTTTATTTGAAGATTTAAAAAACTCTGGACCATCACCTAACGTTTACACCTACACAATTATGATGAACTTTTACTGTAAAGGACATCTTTGTCAGGATGTAGATATTGGACAAGCGACTGAGATTCTCAAAGAAATGGAGATGAGTGGGGAAAACCCAACTGTTGTGACATACGGTACATATATCCATGGACTTTGTAAAGTTGGTTGTGTCGAGTTTGCCTTGGAATATATTCGGAATTTGAGATGGAGAAACCAGCCTGTGAATAATTATTGTTATAATGCTATTATATATGGGTTTAGCCAAAAAGGTGAAGTATATGAAGCTTTGAAAGTTTTGGAAGAAATGAAGAGCTTTGGAATATCGCCAGATGTTTACAGTTACAGCATTTTGATTGATCGGTTTTGCAAGATGGGGGATATTGAGAAAGGTCTGAATTTGATTGAGGAAATGGGTCAATATGGTTTGAGACCATCTCTAGTTAGCTATAGTTCACTCTTCTATGGTCTATGTAAGGGCGGACTGATGGACATCACACTAGACATGTTCCATAATCTTGGGGATGCTGGTTATAGATACGATCATATCGCTTATGAAATCTTAATCAATGGATTTTGTATGCAGGGCGATATGGATTCTGCCTGTAAACTTTTGGAGGAGATGATCAGCAATAATTTGGTTCCTGATGCTTCTAATTTCCAGAGTCTGATTCATGGGTTCTGCAAGTTGGGCCTCTTAGATAGGGCCTTGGAAGTTTTCAATATCATGCTACTTCATGGTGTCTTGCCTAATACCATCACTTGCAATGTTATAATTGATGGATATTGCAAGGAAGGGCACTTGGAGGAAGCCTTGAAACTTATGGATGAAATGCAAGACCTAGGCATTTTCCTTAACTCATATACCTATAATGCAGTTATTGACAGGCTGTGCAAggaaagaaaatcagaaaaagctTGGGAAATTTTTCCTCAAATGCTTAAGAGGAATGTACTACCTGGAGTTGTTAATTATGGTACGCTAATGGATGGTTTTGCCAAACAATCAAATTTTAGGAAGGCCTTGATGTTGTACACAAGAATGCTAAAAGTTGGGGTCATGCCTGACACAGTCACGTATTCAATTCTTATTAACATATTTTGCCGAAGACACAAAATGCGTGAAGCATATAAATTGTTCAAGGAAATGACTGAAAAAGGTTTGGTTCCAGATAAGATTTCTTACACATCTTTGATAGCTGGGTTTAGCAGAACTAAAGACATGAAGAAGGCTTGGGCATTGTTCGCTGAAATGTTGAGGAAAGGCCACATGCCCAGTGTTGTAACTTATACCTGTTTAATTTATGGTTTTTGCAATTTGCAACGCATGGACATGGCTAACTTGTTGGTTGATGAAATGAAGAGGAACAAAGTGACTCCAGATGTGGTAACTTACACTGTTCTCATCACTTGTTACCATAGACTTGGAAATATTGAAAGAGCACGCGAGTTATTTGATGAAATGAAGGCAAGTGGTATTGCTCCAGATGGTATGGCTTTGCACTGGGGAATAAAAGCTGGTGCAgtatccaaaagctag
- the LOC132176313 gene encoding uncharacterized protein LOC132176313, which translates to MEGDSRRGGRQDHRHRHRNPPLQIDETWTLRPALDQEHNIVQAQLSPPSSPSSSATESRIEHTAASLPISYRNPRTRQNSKRVSENRRSHPVNSKFVKEPEVGSLNNEVGSVNSLDSQIGSLSIGENVSGKREKDDEEEEEEGKGKSKKETVEVSESSEGVDGVLKRLEELRLGMEERELSEEQLRINDQLQEDELLAMESIYGDNVFMLDRHSGLRSFQIHIDIEAQGEVAITAKLNSSGDFETKIDSSDDFSYSFKVQYLPPILLTCLLPKSYPSHLPPYFTISVQWLDSSRISNLCSMLDTIWREQPGQEVMYQWVEWLQSSSLSHLGFDKEIMLGPYGIRHAGDRRAVSGIFSPDVDIPSIKSYDDERHHENFHKNLHECCICFSEYAGSEFVRLPCEHFFCCKCMKIYSDMHVKEGTINKLQCPNAKCGGMVPPTLLKRLLGDAEYERWESLMLQKTLDSMSDIAYCPRCETPCIEDEDQHAQCSKCFFSFCTLCRERRHVGAACMTSELRLRILQERQNSSQLKEDQLLREREMINEILSVKEVLRDAKQCPSCKIAISRTEGCNKMMCNNCGQYFCYRCNKAIDGYDHFREGTCDLFPQEAIQGWEERINPRQVLGQIRAGFFAQHVHACPNCGQFNAKVGNNNHIFCWACQVHYCYLCKKTVRRSSQHFGPRGCKQHTAE; encoded by the exons ATGGAAGGAGACAgcagaagaggaggaagacaggaccaccgccaccgccaccgcAACCCGCCTCTTCAAATTGATGAGACCTGGACCCTTAGGCCCGCCCTCGATCAGGAACACAATATTGTCCAAGCCCAGCTCTCACCGCCTTCCtccccttcttcttctgctACAGAAAGCAGAATCGAACACACCGCCGCTAGTTTACCCATCTCATATCGTAACCCCAGAACCCGTCAAAATTCCAAGCGGGTGTCTGAGAATCGGCGCTCCCATCCGGTCAATTCCAAGTTTGTGAAAGAACCTGAGGTGGGTTCTTTGAATAACGAAGTGGGTTCTGTGAATTCTTTGGATTCTCAGATAGGGTCTTTGAGTATTGGGGAGAACGTCAGTGGGAAGCGAGAGAAagatgatgaggaggaggaggaagaagggAAGGGAAAAAGTAAGAAAGAGACAGTTGAGGTGTCCGAGTCAAGTGAGGGAGTGGATGGTGTTTTGAAAAGATTGGAAGAGCTGCGGTTGGGCATGGAGGAGCGGGAATTGTCGGAGGAGCAGCTGAGGATTAATGATCAACTGCAGGAGGATGAG TTACTTGCTATGGAGTCCATCTACGGAGACAATGTTTTCATGCTTGACAGACACAGCGGCTTAAGATCTTTTCAG ATTCATATAGACATTGAAGCACAGGGTGAAGTTGCTATTACTGCAAAGCTAAATTCATCTGGTGATTTTGAGACCAAAATTGACAGTTCAGATGATTTCTCATACTCTTTCAAAGTCCAATATCTTCCACCAATTTTATTGACTTGTTTATTACCTAAATCCTACCCAAGCCACCTACCTCCTTATTTTACTATCTCTGTTCAGTGGCTGGATTCTAGTAGGATTTCCAATCTTTGCTCCATGCTGGACACAATATGGAGAGAACAGCCAGGGCAAGAAGTCATGTACCAGTGGGTGGAATGGCTACAAAGTTCTTCTCTTTCTCATCTTGGGTTTGATAAAGAAATAATGCTTGGTCCTTATGGCATAAGACATGCAGGAGATAGGCGTGCAGTTTCTGGAATTTTTTCGCCAGATGTTGATATTCCTTCAATAAAAAGTTACGACGATGAGAGACACCATGAGAACTTCCACAAAAACTTGCATGAATGCTGTATCTGTTTTAGTGAGTATGCAG GTAGTGAGTTCGTTAGACTGCCGTGCGAGCATTTCTTCTGCTGCAAATGCATGAAGATTTATTCTGACATGCATGTCAAGGAAGGTACCATAAACAAACTTCAATGTCCTAATGCAAAATGTGGGGGCATGGTCCCACCCACATTGTTGAAACGATTACTTGGTGATGCGGAGTATGAACGTTGGGAGTCCTTAATGTTACAAAAAACGCTCGATTCAATGTCTGATATTGCTTATTGCCCAAGATGTGAAACACCCTGCATAGAAGATGAGGACCAGCATGCTCAATGCTCAAAGTGCTTCTTTAGCTTTTGTACACTTTGCAGGGAGCGGCGCCATGTTGGCGCAGCGTGTATGACATCAGAACTGAGGCTTCGTATTTTGCAG GAGCGCCAAAATTCATCTCAACTAAAAGAGGATCAATTGCTTAGAGAACGTGAGATGATCAATGAAATTCTTAGTGTCAAGGAAGTACTTCGTGATGCTAAGCAATGCCCATCTTGTAAGATAGCAATTTCCAGAACTGAAGGTTGCAACAAGATGATGTGTAATAACTGTGGGCAGTATTTCTGCTACCGCTGTAACAAGGCGATTGATGGATATGATCATTTCAG GGAGGGGACATGTGATCTGTTCCCACAAGAAGCAATTCAGGGGTGGGAAGAGCGCATTAATCCTCGTCAGGTGTTGGGTCAGATTCGAGCTGGATTCTTTGCTCAACATGTTCATGCATGCCCTAATTGTGGCCAATTTAATGCAAAG GTTGGAAATAACAATCATATATTCTGCTGGGCATGCCAAGTTCATTATTGCTATTTATGCAAAAAGACTGTGAGGCGTAGCTCTCAGCATTTTGGACCCAGGGGTTGCAAACAGCACACGGCGGAGTAG